Proteins found in one Fulvitalea axinellae genomic segment:
- the trxA gene encoding thioredoxin, translating into MSATVKITEENFEEIIGSETPVLVDFWAEWCGPCKMISPILDELASDYDGKAVIAKVNVDDNPSISAKFGIRSIPTLLVFKGGEIVDKQVGAVAKSVLAEKIDAHL; encoded by the coding sequence ATGAGTGCTACTGTAAAAATCACGGAAGAGAATTTTGAGGAAATCATCGGATCGGAAACTCCGGTATTGGTAGACTTCTGGGCAGAATGGTGCGGACCTTGTAAGATGATCTCACCGATTCTCGACGAGTTGGCCAGCGACTATGACGGAAAAGCCGTTATCGCAAAAGTGAACGTTGACGACAACCCAAGCATCTCAGCTAAGTTCGGCATCCGCAGCATTCCTACTTTGTTGGTTTTCAAAGGTGGCGAAATCGTTGACAAGCAAGTTGGCGCCGTAGCTAAGTCTGTTTTGGCAGAAAAAATCGACGCGCACCTGTAA
- a CDS encoding DNA/RNA non-specific endonuclease gives MNFLPKIAACLLLCLMAKPATAQDNRYLPKSTTGQIVKHANYILSYSEKHEQPEWVAYELTSTELTKRVSRTDDFRPDPAVKTGSASLADYKGKGYDRGHLFPAADGCFSKQAMTESFYMSNMSPQAPELNRGAWKNLEEQVRKWAKKEGKIYVVTGPILSGQNKKIGKNGVTVPSKYYKIVYDLTNTPKCVAFLMPNGKCAKPRSSYVVSIDKLEALTGIDFFPALPDAVENRMEAQSTMSGWTTSTTFSSSKKTTPAKRAGSVRCKAKTKKTGNRCKNMTKNPKGLCHVHD, from the coding sequence ATGAATTTCCTCCCAAAAATCGCCGCATGCCTCTTGCTTTGCCTGATGGCCAAGCCCGCTACGGCCCAAGATAACCGCTACTTGCCCAAGTCCACAACCGGACAAATCGTAAAACACGCCAATTATATCCTGTCTTACTCCGAAAAGCACGAACAACCCGAATGGGTAGCCTATGAACTCACCAGCACGGAACTGACCAAAAGGGTCAGCCGTACGGACGACTTCCGGCCCGACCCCGCCGTGAAAACCGGCTCGGCGTCTTTAGCCGACTACAAAGGTAAAGGCTACGACCGCGGACATCTTTTTCCCGCCGCCGACGGATGCTTCAGCAAACAGGCGATGACTGAGTCATTTTACATGAGCAATATGAGCCCGCAAGCGCCCGAACTAAACCGTGGCGCATGGAAAAATCTGGAAGAGCAAGTCAGGAAATGGGCCAAGAAAGAAGGGAAAATCTATGTGGTTACCGGCCCCATACTTTCCGGCCAAAACAAAAAAATCGGTAAAAACGGCGTCACGGTCCCTTCAAAGTATTACAAAATAGTCTACGACCTCACCAACACGCCAAAGTGCGTAGCCTTCCTGATGCCGAACGGCAAGTGTGCCAAACCCCGCAGTAGCTACGTTGTATCGATAGACAAATTGGAAGCTTTGACCGGCATCGACTTTTTTCCGGCCTTGCCCGACGCCGTCGAAAACCGTATGGAAGCCCAGTCGACAATGTCAGGCTGGACCACTAGCACAACCTTTTCTTCGTCGAAAAAAACAACGCCCGCAAAGCGCGCGGGAAGCGTACGGTGCAAAGCCAAAACTAAAAAAACGGGAAACAGGTGTAAAAACATGACCAAGAATCCGAAAGGACTTTGCCACGTACACGACTGA
- the rbfA gene encoding 30S ribosome-binding factor RbfA, whose protein sequence is MESKRQQKFSRLIQKDLGHIFQHEVKGLLNGAWVTVTEVKMSPDLGVAKAYLSIMIADKDATMALVNEHKSEIRKRLGMKIGKQVRIVPELVFQVDNTLENASRINELLGQIEIPDEDKVDMNDYPEGLPEDEED, encoded by the coding sequence ATGGAGAGCAAGAGACAACAGAAATTCTCAAGACTGATACAGAAAGATTTGGGCCATATATTCCAACACGAGGTGAAAGGCCTGCTCAACGGAGCTTGGGTTACCGTAACCGAAGTGAAGATGAGCCCGGACTTGGGCGTGGCCAAAGCTTACCTGAGCATCATGATTGCGGACAAGGACGCCACCATGGCTTTGGTGAACGAGCATAAGTCCGAAATCCGTAAGCGTTTGGGAATGAAGATCGGAAAACAAGTGCGGATTGTTCCGGAATTGGTTTTTCAGGTGGACAACACTTTGGAAAACGCTTCGAGGATCAACGAGCTTTTGGGACAGATCGAGATTCCGGACGAGGACAAGGTGGATATGAACGATTATCCGGAAGGGTTGCCCGAAGACGAGGAAGACTGA
- a CDS encoding ABC transporter permease, producing MNLSFFIARRYFKAKHKQSFSNIITRIAMVGIAVGTMALVVVLSVYNGMGDLVRSLYNSFDPEIKIAPAQGKTFAADTALLRLVRGTEGVAIVSEVLEDNAYAKYKNAEMVVTVKGVSPNYIRQSGVRDRITNGEFLLENKENGQEFTVIGAGVRYELSVNLRNDFYPVRLYYPKKGKIKGSLNPTKNLNSRSLMVSGVFESSKGYNLNYVYVPLETATKLMQKEGRLSALEVKVLPDADVDKVQRRLKKALGKSFTVKNREEQQALLSKVLRIEKLFFFVALSFILFIASFNIFFSLSMLVIEKKKDIAVLFSIGATRSLVRKIFMFEGFLVAMSGAVTGLLTGLLICILQEKYGWVKMGIMGPQGDYWAYPVSLDPVDISATVLVVILLTILATVRPARLASKYKVTEHL from the coding sequence ATGAACCTTTCGTTTTTCATCGCGCGCCGGTATTTCAAGGCCAAACACAAGCAGAGTTTTTCCAATATCATTACCAGAATAGCCATGGTGGGCATTGCCGTAGGCACAATGGCCTTGGTAGTAGTGCTGTCGGTGTATAACGGAATGGGCGATTTGGTAAGGAGCCTTTACAACAGCTTCGATCCGGAGATAAAGATAGCTCCGGCCCAAGGGAAAACTTTCGCCGCCGATACGGCTTTGTTGCGTTTGGTCAGAGGCACGGAAGGCGTGGCGATAGTGAGCGAAGTGTTGGAGGATAACGCTTACGCTAAATACAAAAACGCCGAAATGGTGGTGACGGTAAAAGGCGTGAGTCCGAATTACATACGGCAGAGCGGTGTCCGGGACCGGATCACGAACGGCGAGTTTTTGTTGGAAAACAAAGAAAACGGTCAGGAATTCACGGTGATCGGGGCAGGTGTGCGCTATGAGCTGTCGGTGAATCTGCGCAATGATTTTTACCCTGTTCGACTTTATTATCCCAAAAAAGGAAAGATAAAAGGGAGCCTTAACCCTACGAAAAACCTGAACAGCCGATCGTTGATGGTTTCGGGCGTGTTCGAGAGCAGTAAGGGCTATAACCTCAATTACGTATACGTGCCTCTGGAAACGGCCACGAAGCTGATGCAGAAAGAAGGCAGGCTGTCGGCGTTGGAGGTGAAAGTGTTGCCCGACGCGGATGTGGACAAAGTCCAGCGCCGTCTGAAAAAGGCGTTGGGCAAAAGCTTTACCGTTAAGAACCGGGAAGAGCAACAGGCGCTTTTGTCCAAAGTGTTGAGAATCGAAAAGCTGTTCTTCTTCGTGGCTTTAAGTTTTATTCTTTTTATCGCTTCGTTCAATATATTCTTCTCCTTGAGTATGTTGGTTATCGAAAAGAAAAAAGACATCGCCGTGCTGTTTTCTATCGGCGCTACGAGAAGTTTGGTCCGAAAGATTTTTATGTTCGAAGGATTTCTCGTTGCCATGAGCGGAGCGGTTACCGGATTGCTTACGGGACTTCTTATCTGTATTCTCCAAGAGAAATACGGCTGGGTAAAAATGGGTATTATGGGTCCGCAAGGCGACTATTGGGCCTATCCGGTGTCGTTGGATCCAGTGGATATCAGCGCTACGGTTCTCGTAGTTATTCTTTTGACGATATTGGCTACCGTGCGCCCGGCCCGTTTGGCTTCGAAATACAAAGTCACGGAACACCTGTAA
- the asnS gene encoding asparagine--tRNA ligase encodes MAELKRTKIKALLGSEPGDQAVCAKGWVRTKRGNKNVNFINLNDGSTIHNLQVVADPAVFGEDVMKKVTTGASLSVIGKLAASQGGGQTVELIAESIEILGESDVEKYPLQPKRHSLEFLREIAHLRPRTNTFSAIYRIRHAMIFAVHNFFNERGFLNVHTPLVTASDGEGAGETFRVSTLDPANPPKNEDGEVDFKQDFFGREVNLTVTGQLEGELAAMAMGDVYTFGPTFRAENSNTTRHLAEFWMIEPEMAFYDLDDNMDLAEDLLKYLVGYALEHCADDLEFLAKRAADEEKSKPANQRQELGLIERLRFVIDNDFERLTYTEAIEILKNSKPNKKKKFQFLIEEWGADLQSEHERFLVEKHFKKPVILTDYPKAIKAFYMRQNDDDKTVRAMDILFPGIGEVVGGSQREERLELLVERMSEVGISEEEMWWYLDTRRFGSAPHSGFGLGFERILLFITGMTNIRDVIPFPRTPGSAEF; translated from the coding sequence GTGGCAGAGTTGAAAAGAACCAAGATCAAGGCATTGCTGGGCAGTGAACCGGGCGATCAGGCGGTATGCGCCAAAGGTTGGGTAAGAACCAAGCGAGGAAACAAGAATGTCAATTTCATCAACCTGAACGACGGCTCCACTATCCATAATTTGCAAGTGGTTGCGGATCCTGCCGTTTTCGGTGAGGACGTGATGAAAAAAGTGACCACGGGAGCCAGCCTTTCGGTCATCGGCAAATTGGCCGCCTCACAAGGCGGAGGCCAAACCGTTGAGCTTATCGCGGAGTCTATCGAGATCCTCGGCGAGTCGGACGTGGAAAAATACCCGCTACAGCCTAAGCGTCACTCACTGGAATTCCTTCGCGAAATCGCTCACCTGCGTCCGCGCACCAACACGTTTTCGGCCATTTACCGAATCCGTCACGCGATGATTTTCGCCGTGCACAACTTTTTCAACGAAAGGGGATTCCTTAACGTCCACACACCGTTGGTAACCGCCTCTGACGGCGAAGGCGCCGGCGAAACGTTCCGCGTAAGTACGCTCGACCCGGCCAACCCTCCGAAAAACGAGGACGGGGAAGTGGACTTCAAGCAGGATTTCTTCGGAAGGGAAGTAAACCTTACCGTAACCGGACAGCTTGAGGGCGAGCTCGCAGCCATGGCAATGGGCGACGTTTACACCTTCGGGCCTACTTTCCGCGCCGAGAACTCAAACACCACCCGTCACCTTGCGGAGTTCTGGATGATCGAGCCGGAGATGGCGTTCTATGACTTGGACGACAACATGGACTTGGCCGAAGACCTGCTCAAGTACTTGGTAGGTTACGCCTTGGAGCACTGCGCCGACGATTTGGAGTTCTTGGCCAAAAGAGCTGCGGACGAAGAAAAATCCAAACCGGCGAACCAGCGTCAGGAACTCGGCCTGATCGAGCGCCTGCGTTTCGTTATCGACAACGACTTCGAAAGACTTACTTATACAGAAGCTATCGAGATCTTGAAAAACTCGAAACCGAACAAGAAGAAGAAGTTCCAATTCCTTATCGAGGAATGGGGGGCGGACCTTCAGTCGGAGCACGAGCGTTTCTTGGTGGAGAAGCACTTCAAAAAGCCTGTTATCCTGACAGACTACCCGAAAGCCATCAAGGCATTCTACATGCGCCAGAACGACGACGACAAAACCGTAAGGGCCATGGACATCCTGTTCCCGGGCATCGGCGAAGTTGTGGGCGGATCACAGCGTGAAGAGCGTCTGGAACTTTTGGTGGAGCGTATGAGCGAAGTCGGTATCTCGGAAGAGGAAATGTGGTGGTATCTTGACACCCGCCGTTTCGGTTCGGCTCCACACAGTGGTTTCGGGTTGGGCTTTGAGCGTATCTTGCTCTTCATCACGGGCATGACCAACATCCGCGACGTAATTCCTTTCCCACGTACTCCGGGTAGCGCGGAATTCTAG
- the rpoN gene encoding RNA polymerase factor sigma-54 — MQKLELTQSLGQKLSPQQIQFIKLLQVPTAELETRIEEELEVNPALEEGREEEKAEAKEEKTEEYEETPKDEDLELGDYLHDDFSGYKMYGDGNGSSMEEEDREMPIATSVSLNDQMKDQLGYLRLSDRDNILAEQLIGSIEGDGYIRRDLGAIANDLMFAQGVEATEDELAVILDKIQQFDPPGIAARDLRECLLLQLERKGSDDPMVANAIRIVRDCYNDFTKKHYEKISKKLGLDVEDELKPAFELITKLNPKPGGTAEGLVKTQFLVPDFILHNNNGRLELTLNSRNAPELRVNRTYSEMMDTYDKSKRKDKKLRETVSFVKQKLDAAKWFIDAIKQRQQTLLNTMNAIVQYQYDFFLEGDESKLRPMILKDIANEIGMDISTVSRVANSKAVQTEFGIYLLKYFFSEGIATDSGQDVSSREVKYTLRRLIEHEDKRKPLSDDKLEKLLRAKGYNIARRTVAKYREQMNIPVARLRKEL, encoded by the coding sequence ATGCAGAAATTAGAATTAACCCAAAGTCTAGGCCAGAAGCTGTCGCCACAACAGATCCAGTTTATCAAGCTGCTACAGGTGCCGACCGCCGAGCTCGAAACAAGAATTGAAGAGGAGCTGGAAGTAAACCCCGCGCTTGAGGAAGGGCGAGAGGAAGAAAAAGCCGAAGCCAAGGAAGAAAAAACCGAGGAATACGAGGAAACGCCGAAAGACGAGGACTTGGAGCTCGGTGATTATCTGCATGACGATTTCAGCGGATACAAAATGTACGGCGACGGAAACGGCTCCTCGATGGAGGAAGAGGACCGGGAGATGCCGATAGCCACCAGCGTATCGCTCAACGACCAGATGAAAGACCAGCTTGGCTACCTTAGGCTAAGCGACAGGGACAACATCTTAGCGGAACAACTGATCGGAAGTATCGAGGGCGACGGCTATATCCGCAGGGATTTGGGCGCTATTGCCAACGATCTGATGTTTGCTCAGGGCGTGGAAGCCACCGAAGACGAGCTTGCGGTGATTTTGGACAAGATCCAGCAGTTTGACCCGCCGGGTATCGCCGCCCGTGACTTGAGGGAGTGTCTGTTGTTGCAGTTGGAGCGCAAAGGCAGTGACGATCCGATGGTGGCGAACGCAATCAGGATTGTCAGGGATTGCTACAATGATTTTACGAAGAAGCATTACGAAAAGATAAGCAAGAAGCTGGGCTTGGATGTGGAAGATGAGCTGAAGCCGGCCTTTGAGCTAATCACGAAGTTGAATCCGAAGCCGGGCGGAACGGCCGAAGGTTTGGTGAAGACTCAGTTTTTGGTTCCGGATTTTATCCTGCATAATAATAACGGAAGGCTTGAGCTGACACTGAATTCCAGAAACGCTCCGGAGTTGAGGGTAAACCGTACCTACTCCGAGATGATGGACACTTACGATAAAAGTAAGCGCAAGGACAAAAAACTGCGGGAGACGGTGAGCTTCGTGAAGCAGAAGCTTGACGCGGCCAAGTGGTTTATCGACGCCATCAAACAAAGGCAACAGACTTTGCTCAATACGATGAACGCCATTGTTCAGTATCAATACGATTTCTTCTTGGAAGGTGACGAGAGCAAGTTGCGTCCGATGATTTTGAAAGATATCGCCAACGAGATTGGAATGGATATTTCCACGGTATCGAGGGTAGCGAACAGCAAGGCGGTGCAGACGGAATTTGGGATTTATCTGCTGAAATACTTCTTCAGCGAAGGTATAGCCACCGATTCCGGTCAAGACGTAAGTAGCCGGGAGGTGAAGTATACGCTCCGAAGGCTGATAGAGCATGAAGATAAGCGTAAGCCTCTGTCTGACGATAAATTGGAAAAACTATTGCGGGCCAAGGGCTATAACATCGCCCGGCGTACCGTGGCCAAATACCGGGAACAGATGAATATTCCCGTGGCCAGACTGCGGAAAGAGCTTTAG
- a CDS encoding phosphatase PAP2 family protein, whose amino-acid sequence MFRIGAKVISFVFHPLLLATYMAIVIGVFRPSGVGPQFSDPKALSFTTSLIFVTTFLIPALSVGILLSLRPFFGKKKEEGALDDTVGRKKNEWSNFFSQLTMKKREDRLLPFAFISAFYMLTTYMFQSKGFFEPKVIVVLMAVSGLIILLTFITYFWQISVHSAGVAGLAGILGFLSFQDLTGSLIWPTAVCIFLAGIVMSARLYLNCHTPAQVYAGGLLGFMATYLPLALLFG is encoded by the coding sequence ATGTTTAGAATCGGCGCGAAAGTTATCTCTTTCGTATTTCATCCACTGTTGTTGGCCACGTATATGGCTATAGTCATTGGCGTGTTCCGGCCTTCGGGCGTCGGACCGCAGTTTAGTGACCCCAAAGCTTTGTCTTTCACCACATCACTGATTTTCGTGACCACTTTTCTTATTCCGGCACTGAGCGTAGGCATACTGTTGTCGTTGCGTCCGTTTTTCGGAAAGAAAAAAGAGGAAGGGGCGCTTGATGATACTGTGGGCAGGAAGAAAAACGAATGGTCTAATTTCTTCAGCCAGTTGACGATGAAAAAACGGGAAGACAGGCTTTTGCCGTTCGCGTTTATCTCGGCGTTTTATATGCTGACCACTTATATGTTTCAGTCCAAAGGTTTCTTTGAGCCGAAAGTGATTGTGGTGCTGATGGCCGTTTCCGGGTTGATTATCCTTTTGACATTCATTACCTATTTTTGGCAAATAAGCGTGCATAGCGCTGGCGTGGCGGGTCTTGCGGGTATTCTGGGTTTTCTTTCTTTTCAAGATCTTACGGGAAGCTTGATCTGGCCTACGGCGGTTTGCATTTTTTTGGCTGGTATCGTAATGTCGGCCCGGCTATATCTTAATTGCCATACTCCGGCCCAAGTTTACGCTGGCGGTTTGTTGGGCTTTATGGCCACTTATTTGCCTTTGGCCCTTCTATTCGGCTGA
- a CDS encoding NAD(P)-binding domain-containing protein, which translates to MGRKVSIIGCGWLGLPLAKSLSDQGYSVKGSTTRTEKLEAVKATGAEPFLIRLGEKEGDLAKMLDTEILIVTIPPSKQGGLYMEQMEVLAKAADGSNVSKVIYISATSAYPLNGKEVREEDAERVISRFSDIVWLDVEALFMENRSFDATVVRFSGLMGDYYQPGRYFSGKEIKGAENPVNMIHQDDCVAILSEIIRQDAWNEVFNASADEHPTKREFYGKACEAIGVEPPVFVEGRQPFRIVNSEKMKKRLDYKFIHPNPAEAFD; encoded by the coding sequence ATGGGCAGAAAAGTAAGCATAATCGGTTGCGGTTGGCTGGGCCTTCCGTTGGCGAAATCGCTTTCGGACCAAGGGTATTCGGTGAAAGGCTCCACTACCAGAACTGAAAAGCTGGAAGCTGTTAAGGCTACGGGTGCCGAACCGTTTTTGATCCGTTTGGGGGAGAAAGAAGGCGATTTGGCCAAAATGCTGGACACGGAAATCCTTATAGTTACGATTCCGCCGTCGAAGCAGGGCGGTTTGTATATGGAACAAATGGAAGTTCTGGCTAAGGCTGCGGACGGCTCCAATGTTTCGAAAGTCATTTATATCAGCGCCACTTCCGCTTATCCGTTAAACGGAAAAGAGGTTCGTGAGGAAGACGCTGAGCGGGTTATTTCCAGATTTTCGGATATCGTTTGGCTGGATGTGGAGGCTTTGTTTATGGAAAACCGGAGCTTTGACGCTACTGTGGTGCGTTTTTCCGGCCTTATGGGCGACTACTATCAGCCGGGGCGTTATTTTTCGGGCAAAGAAATCAAAGGCGCCGAGAATCCCGTGAACATGATTCACCAAGACGACTGTGTGGCGATCTTGAGCGAAATCATCAGACAAGATGCCTGGAATGAGGTCTTTAACGCTAGCGCTGACGAGCACCCGACAAAAAGGGAATTTTATGGAAAGGCTTGCGAGGCTATTGGCGTGGAGCCTCCTGTATTTGTGGAAGGGAGGCAGCCTTTCAGGATTGTGAATTCCGAAAAGATGAAAAAGCGTCTCGATTATAAGTTTATCCACCCAAATCCAGCGGAAGCTTTTGATTAA